GCTCGAGCAGGAAGGGATCGATTGCCGGGTGCTCAACATGGCCACGGTGCGTCCCCTCGACCGCGAAGCTATCATCGCTGCCGCGCGCGAGACAGGCGCAATCGTCACGGCGGAAGAGCACCTGGCGCATTGCGGCATGGGCGCGATGGTCTCGCAGGTGGTGGCGGCGTCTCATCCCGTGCCGATGGGCTTTGTCGGCGTGCAGGACCGCTACGCCGAGTCCGGCCGCTGGGACGAGCTGCTCGAGAAGTATGGACTGACGGCGGAGGGCATCGCGCGGGAGGTGCGGTCGGTGCTCAAGCGCAAGAAGTCGGGACTATGAACAGCACGTCGGCAGAGCGCTCCCCGCCGAAGCCTGTCGTCGCCGTCCTCTATACGGGCTCGGCGTCGGTGCTCGATGACATCGGCAAGGCGATGCGTCTGGCGGAGTACACGAAGCACCTGCCGCCTTCGATAGCTACGGTCCTGAAGATAAACATTTCATGGCAGCACTACTATCCCGCCTGCTCGACGACGCCCTGGCAGCTCGAGGGCGTAATCCGCGCGCTTCAGCAGGACGGCTATCGGGAGCTGGTGCCGGCGCAGAACGGGACGGTCGTCGTCGACTCCCACAAGGGCGAGGTCAAGAACAAGCATAAGACAGTCCTCGACAAGTACGGCCTGACGAGCCTCCATCTCAACGATAAAGGCGTGCCCTGGGTGGACTACGAACCGAAGGGCGAGATGCTGGTCCTCGATAAGGTCTTTCCGGAGGGGCTCAAGATCCCGCAAGCGCTCATCGGCAAGAACATCATCCACATGCCCACGCTCAAGACCCACGTCTTCACGACGATGACGGGGGCGATGAAGAACGCCTTCGGCGGGCTGCTGGGGTTCAAGCGGCACTGGACTCATTCCGTCATCCACGAGACCCTTGTCGATTTGCTCACGATCCAGCAGGAGATACACCCGGGAATCTTCGCCGTGATGGATGGCACGATTGCCGGCGACGGGCCGGGCCCCCGCACGATGCGCGCGCATGTGAAGAACCTCATCCTCACCAGCGCCGACCAGGTAGCTATTGACGCCGTCGCCGCCAAACTGATGGGGTTCGACCCGCTGTCGCTGAAATTCATTCGCCTGGCGCATGAGCGCGGACTCGGCTGCGGCGACCCCGACAAGATCGAGGTAGTGGGGATGGACATCAGCGGCATCAACTTCGGCTTCCGCTCCGACGAAAACAATTTCGCCAGCCGCGGTCAGAAGCTGATCTACTGGGGTCCGCTGAAGCCGTTCGAGAAGCTCCTCCTCCGTACCCCCATCGTCCCCTGGTCGTTTTTCGCTTCCAATCTGTATTACAATTACCTCTGGTATCCTCTGGTGGGGCGAAAGCGGGTAAAGCAGGCCCTCCAGACCGAATGGGGTAAGCTCTTCCAGAGCTACTAGACCTCGAAAGGAAGCCTTCGCTTTGACCCTCAGCAACCTGCGGGGGAAGTTCATCATTTCGCTGCTCTTTGGAATGGCTGTTGCCGTCGGCCTGATGGCGTACGGCGATTTCGCGGAGATCATGGGCAGCCTGGAGGACTTCCGCTGGGAGCTGCTGCCTCTCCTGCTGGCCCTTTCGCTGGCGAACTATCTCATCCGGTTTGTGAAGTGGCACTTTTACCTCGGTCAGATCGGGTTGAAGGACGTGCCGAAGTGGGACAGCTTCCTGGCCTTCTTCTCCGGCCTGGCGATGGTGATCACGCCCGGCAAGCTGGGCGAATGGCTGAAGAGCTATCTGTTGCAGGAGATGAACGGCCCGCCCTTCGTGCGGACGGCGCCCGTGCTTTTGGCGGAGCGCTTCACCGATGCGGTGGCGCTGCTGCTGCTGGCGGCTGCAGGGCTGATCATCTTCGGGGAGGCGTGGCAGGTATTCGTCATCGTTGCCGTGGCGTCGGTGGTGGCGATCATCGTAACACGCCACCGCCCGACGATGCGGGTCCTGTTGCGGTGGGCGGAAAGGGTTCCGTTTCTCCGCCGATTCGCGGTCCATTTCGAGACCTTCTACGAGAGCACGTACACGCTGTTCAACCCCTGGAGCCTCATATTCACCACCGTGCTCAGCTTTGTCTCGTGGGCGGGGGAAGTAGTGGCGTTCTACTTCGTGCTGGTTGGGCTGGGGGTTGAGCCGAGCTGGATGCTGATGGTGCAGGCATCCTTCATCCTGCCGATCTCCACGCTTGCGGGGGCCGTGGTGCTCATTGCTCCCGGCGGACTGGGCGTCGCCGAGGGCGGGATCACGGGTCTCCTTCAGGTGATCGTCGAAGATATGAGCAAGAGCGTGGCCGCGCTCGCCACGCTGATAATCCGGTTCTCCACCCTGTGGTTCGGGGTGATAGTGGGACTCGTAGCGCTGGCGATTACGAGCCGCCGGCTGGCGATGGCGCCGCCATCACGGGAGCCGC
The nucleotide sequence above comes from Dehalococcoidia bacterium. Encoded proteins:
- a CDS encoding DUF362 domain-containing protein, which produces MNSTSAERSPPKPVVAVLYTGSASVLDDIGKAMRLAEYTKHLPPSIATVLKINISWQHYYPACSTTPWQLEGVIRALQQDGYRELVPAQNGTVVVDSHKGEVKNKHKTVLDKYGLTSLHLNDKGVPWVDYEPKGEMLVLDKVFPEGLKIPQALIGKNIIHMPTLKTHVFTTMTGAMKNAFGGLLGFKRHWTHSVIHETLVDLLTIQQEIHPGIFAVMDGTIAGDGPGPRTMRAHVKNLILTSADQVAIDAVAAKLMGFDPLSLKFIRLAHERGLGCGDPDKIEVVGMDISGINFGFRSDENNFASRGQKLIYWGPLKPFEKLLLRTPIVPWSFFASNLYYNYLWYPLVGRKRVKQALQTEWGKLFQSY
- a CDS encoding lysylphosphatidylglycerol synthase transmembrane domain-containing protein → MTLSNLRGKFIISLLFGMAVAVGLMAYGDFAEIMGSLEDFRWELLPLLLALSLANYLIRFVKWHFYLGQIGLKDVPKWDSFLAFFSGLAMVITPGKLGEWLKSYLLQEMNGPPFVRTAPVLLAERFTDAVALLLLAAAGLIIFGEAWQVFVIVAVASVVAIIVTRHRPTMRVLLRWAERVPFLRRFAVHFETFYESTYTLFNPWSLIFTTVLSFVSWAGEVVAFYFVLVGLGVEPSWMLMVQASFILPISTLAGAVVLIAPGGLGVAEGGITGLLQVIVEDMSKSVAALATLIIRFSTLWFGVIVGLVALAITSRRLAMAPPSREPRAAVGGAPGQASASPLSAAESPGANTDGRRISP